A single genomic interval of Coturnix japonica isolate 7356 chromosome 14, Coturnix japonica 2.1, whole genome shotgun sequence harbors:
- the BAIAP2L1 gene encoding brain-specific angiogenesis inhibitor 1-associated protein 2-like protein 1, whose protein sequence is MSRDPEEVNKLTESTYKNVMEQFNPGLRNLINLGKNYEKAVNAMVVAGRSYYDSLAKIGDISVDSPVSKELGQVLVEISRTHKKLNDSLEESFKKFHKEIISELEKKTDLDVKYMTATLKRYQTEHRSKLDSLEKSQAELKKIRRKSQGARNVMKYEHKEMEYLETVSSRQTDIQRFIAEGCREALLEEKRRFCFLVDKHCSFTQLMHFYHAQCAEFLNAKLPGWQEICSDATKVPEKVKMMIDEIRTPGSTPISGTPQPSPMIERNTMIGNNFYAHNENASKVPPAPVGRAYTSPLVDMFNNPAMGPKVSSERSSNPAENSDDASLPRSTSVATGLNIMKRQKVKTIFPHTAGNNKTLLSFAQGDIIILLVSEEKDGWLYGEHESTKVKGWFPSSYTRPLEETEEKAFVPVSSAAPVRSISSVNLAEKAGVVLPPPDYLGSTPDKRMEPSKGTAAKTPADKPESAGPKPDMNGIVKPPFLSGENPFATVKLRPTVTNDRSAPIIR, encoded by the exons CTATGGTAGTGGCTGGAAGATCATACTACGATAGTCTCGCAAAGATTGGGGATATATCAGTGGATTCACCTGTTTCTAAAGAGTTGG GCCAAGTTCTAGTGGAAATTTCAAGAACACACAAGAAACTGAATGACAGCCTAGAGGAAAGT ttTAAGAAATTTCACAAGGAAATTATATCTgaactggagaagaaaacagacctGGATGTAAAATATATGACT GCAACTTTAAAGAGGTACCAAACCGAACACAGAAGTAAATTGGATTCCCTAGAGAAGTCTCAGGCCGAGCTGAAAAAAATCCGAAGGAAAAGCCAAGGAGCACGAAACGTAATGAAATATGAGCATAAAGAAATGGAG TATTTGGAAACTGTGAGCTCCCGACAGACGGACATTCAGAGATTTATTGCAGAGGGCTGTAGAGAAGCTctacttgaagaaaaaagaagattctGTTTTCTAGTTGACAAGCACTGCAGTTTTACCCAGCTCATGCACTTCTATCATGCTCAG TGTGCAGAATTCCTCAATGCCAAGCTGCCTGGGTGGCAGGAGATCTGTAGCGATGCCACCAAAGTTCCTGAAAAAGTCAAAATGATGATTGATGAAATAAGGACACCTGGTTCCACTCCAATATCAGGAACTCCGCAGCCTTCACCAATGATAGAGAGAAACACCATG ATTGGAAACAATTTTTATGCTCATAATGAAAATGCATCAAAGGTGCCCCCTGCTCCTGTGGGCAGGGCGTACACCAGTCCGCTTGTGGACATGTTTAACAATCCTGCCATGGGTCCAAAGGTGTCTTCTGAAAGATCAAGCAATCCAGCAG aGAATTCAGATGATGCCAGTTTACCGCGCTCAACTTCTGTTGCCACAGGGCTGAATATaatgaaaaggcagaaagtaaAGACAATCTTTCCACATACTGCTGGAAATAATAAGACATTACTTAGCTTTGCACAGGGAGATATCATCATACTTCTTGTATCTGAAGAAAAGGATGGCTGGCTTTACGGGGAACATGAGTCAACCAAAGT aaaagGATGGTTTCCATCCTCATATACTAGACCActagaagaaacagaagaaaaagcctttgttCCAGTGTCAAG TGCTGCGCCGGTGAGAAGCATTAGTTCAGTGAATCTTGCAGAAAAAGCTGGTGTTGTCCTCCCACCACCAGACTACCTGGGTTCAACTCCAGATAAGAGAATGGAGCCTTCCAAAGGTACTGCTGCTAAAACACCAGCTGACAAACCAGAAAGTGCAGGTCCG AAACCCGACATGAACGGCATCGTGAAACCACCCTTCCTCAG tggagAAAATCCTTTTGCTACTGTGAAACTCAGACCGACAGTAACGAACGACAGATCAGCGCCCATTATTCGATGA